In Pyrus communis chromosome 8, drPyrComm1.1, whole genome shotgun sequence, one genomic interval encodes:
- the LOC137741603 gene encoding small ribosomal subunit protein uS5w-like, whose translation MAERPAERGRGGFGRGFGDRGGRGDRGGRGRGRRPGRREEEEKWVPVTKLGRLVKEGKIRSLEQIYLHSLPIKEHQIIDTLVTPGSLKDEVMKIMPVQKQTRAGQRTRFKAFVVVGDTNGHVGLGVKCSKEVATAIRGAIILAKLSVIPVRRGYWGNKIGKPHTVPCKVTGKCGSVTVRMVPAPRGSGIVAARVPKKVLQFAGIDDVFTSSRGSTKTLGNFVKATFDCLLKTYGFLTPEFWKETRFTKSPFQEFTDLLGKPTKPLLIEDVEKVEA comes from the exons ATGGCAGAGAGACCAGCTGAGAGAGGCCGCGGCGGATTCGGTCGCGGGTTCGGTGACCGCGGTGGACGCGGTGACCGTGGTGGACGCGGACGCGGACGCCGACCAGGGCGCcgcgaagaggaagagaagtggGTCCCAGTGACCAAGCTCGGCCGCCTCGTGAAGGAAGGCAAGATCCGCAGCCTGGAGCAGATCTACCTCCACTCCCTTCCCATCAAGGAGCACCAGATCATCGACACTCTCGTCACCCCCGGCAGTCTCAAGGATGAGGTCATGAAGATTATGCCCGTCCAGAAGCAGACCCGGGCCGGTCAGCGAACCCGGTTCAAGGCCTTTGTGGTGGTCGGAGACACCAACGGGCACGTAGGGCTCGGCGTGAAGTGCAGCAAGGAGGTGGCCACTGCGATTCGCGGCGCCATTATATTGGCTAAGCTGTCCGTGATTCCAGTGAGGAGAGGTTACTGGGGCAACAAGATTGGGAAGCCCCATACAGTGCCGTGTAAGGTGACCGGGAAGTGTGGGTCGGTCACGGTCAGGATGGTGCCCGCCCCCCGTGGTTCTGGGATTGTGGCTGCCCGTGTACCCAAGAAGGTGTTGCAGTTTGCTGGTATTGATGATGTCTTCACTTCATCCCGTGGTTCCACCAAGACCCTTGGCAATTTCGTCAAG GCCACTTTTGATTGCCTCCTGAAGACTTATGGTTTCTTGACACCTGAGTTCTGGAAAGAGACACGCTTCACCAAATCTCCATTCCAGGAGTTCACGGACCTTCTGGGAAAGCCAACTAAGCCCCTTCTTATTGAAGATGTCGAGAAAGTAGAAGCCTAG
- the LOC137741431 gene encoding cytochrome P450 82A3-like, with the protein MIVAKMDSLPYTNSITAGLFTVIIVFYYLSRRWRAANHKGKLSPPEAKGGWPIFGHLHLFGGSTPPHIILGAMADKYGPIFTVRLGVQPSLVISSSEIAKECYTTNDLSILSRPKMVVVDHVSYNYAMFGFGPPGPYWREIRKIVTLELLSVRKVELLKHVRVSEVATFLKELHELWSTKKKEGSKDGVVVELKQWFADMMLNVILTMVAGKRYSVAAAGDEKKEARRVQTALREFFDYLGMFLLGDAVPYLRWLDWGGHEKAMKKSATELHAIIAEWVEEHKQRRAKGDAKGEQDFIDALLSVLNGADLGSFDADTVTKATSLTIIAGGGDTTMVAMTWAISLLLNNPHVMKKALNELDTKIGKQRVVSEEDISNLVYIQAIVKETLRLYPGGPLSGPRTFTEDCTIAGYHIQKGTRFIPNFWKIQTDPKNWPEPFEFKPERFLTTHKDVDLKGHHFQFIPFSSGRRSCPGLVFGLQLVQFTLASFLHAFEISNPSSAPIDMTESFGMTNLKAAPLNVLIKPRLSSELYG; encoded by the exons ATGATAGTTGCAAAAAtggattctctcccttataCAAACTCTATCACTGCTGGTCTGTTCACAGTAATCATCGTGTTCTATTACTTATCTCGAAGATGGAGAGCTGCCAATCACAAGGGCAAGTTATCACCACCAGAAGCCAAGGGTGGATGGCCTATATTTGGTCACCTTCATTTGTTCGGAGGCTCCACACCTCCTCACATAATTTTGGGAGCCATGGCGGACAAGTACGGACCCATTTTCACTGTCCGCCTTGGCGTCCAACCGTCGCTGGTGATAAGCAGCAGTGAGATCGCAAAAGAATGCTACACAACCAACGACTTGAGCATACTCTCTCGCCCAAAGATGGTGGTTGTAGACCACGTTAGCTACAACTATGCCATGTTTGGGTTCGGACCACCTGGACCATATTGGCGAGAAATTCGCAAGATCGTTACTTTGGAGTTGCTCTCAGTCCGGAAGGTTGAGCTGCTCAAGCACGTTCGAGTGTCGGAAGTGGCTACTTTCTTAAAAGAATTGCACGAACTTTGGAgtacaaagaaaaaggagggcTCGAAAGATGGAGTGGTTGTAGAGCTAAAGCAATGGTTTGCGGACATGATGCTGAACGTTATTCTTACAATGGTGGCCGGAAAGCGGTATTCGGTGGCTGCCGCTGGGGATGAGAAGAAAGAAGCGCGTAGGGTTCAGACTGCATTGAGGGAGTTCTTTGATTATCTGGGCATGTTTTTGTTGGGTGATGCGGTTCCTTATCTGCGGTGGTTGGATTGGGGTGGACATGAGAAGGCGATGAAGAAAAGTGCAACGGAATTGCACGCCATTATTGCAGAGTGGGTTGAAGAGCATAAGCAGAGGAGAGCAAAAGGTGATGCAAAAGGAGAACAGGACTTCATAGATGCGTTGCTTTCTGTGCTTAATGGTGCAGACCTTGGCAGTTTTGATGCTGATACGGTCACCAAAGCcacaagcttg ACTATTATTGCAGGAGGTGGCGATACCACCATGGTGGCAATGACGTGGGCAATATCGTTATTGCTGAACAACCCTCACGTTATGAAAAAAGCTCTAAACGAACTGGACACCAAAATAGGCAAACAAAGAGTTGTGAGTGAGGAAGATATAAGCAACTTGGTCTACATTCAAGCTATTGTAAAGGAGACGTTACGTTTGTACCCAGGAGGACCATTATCAGGGCCGCGTACATTCACTGAAGATTGCACCATCGCTGGCTACCATATCCAAAAGGGCACCCGGTTTATCCCAAACTTCTGGAAGATCCAAACTGACCCAAAAAATTGGCCTGAGCCATTCGAGTTCAAGCCAGAGAGATTTCTTACCACACACAAGGATGTTGATCTGAAGGGTCACCATTTTCAGTTTATTCCTTTTTCAAGTGGTAGAAGATCATGCCCTGGTTTGGTATTTGGTCTTCAACTGGTGCAATTTACATTGGCTAGTTTTCTGCATGCGTTTGAAATCTCAAACCCGTCCAGTGCACCAATTGATATGACAGAGAGTTTTGGAATGACCAACCTTAAGGCAGCTCCACTCAATGTTCTCATCAAACCTCGCTTATCTTCTGAACTCTATggataa